A region of Necator americanus strain Aroian chromosome I, whole genome shotgun sequence DNA encodes the following proteins:
- a CDS encoding hypothetical protein (NECATOR_CHRI.G1460.T1), which translates to MINGVLHEERLLRGAQLERSQIVETSSYVYLGRSMNMENSLKEEMNRRMRAAWAAFAAIRGATNQLTDQDFRKLLTTHRALERCLKLTADCDTR; encoded by the coding sequence ATGATTAATGGTGttcttcatgaagaacgcctactgcgaggagcACAACTTGAacgctcccaaatcgtggaaacttcgtcatacgtatacctcggacgttctatgaacatggaaaacagcttgaaggaagaaatgaatagaagaatgagagcagcatgggcagcattcgcagccatCAGGGGAGCTACGAACCAACTGACAGACCAAGATTTTCgaaagctacttactacccacagagcccttgagagatgcctCAAATTGACTGCTGACTGTGATACAAGATAG